The following coding sequences are from one Pseudonocardia sp. HH130630-07 window:
- a CDS encoding methyltransferase, translating into MTSDAARDLARLVDLVTPFAVRTAVGLGIGELIEAGTTEVGELAAATGTDASALARLMAHLVSVGLFADDGPGRYRLTPVSRELVSDGLRWQRAWLIPGGPGAKMDLAYAGMTHTVRTGRPAYGEVHGADFWTDYERDDELRRFFGQIMAGHAWQTGPDVASQLDWSGAGSVLDIGGGTGALLSAVLTRHPHLHGAVLDLPAVRPEAEQALRAAGLADRAAFVGGSFLEPLPTGYDVIIASRTLSDWPDADAATILGHCADALAADGALVVVEVAPGPEHEKNNSSSDLQTLTLVGGRNRTPAELGVLIGAAGLVVETGLERPGGLHILRCRPGAAR; encoded by the coding sequence ATGACCTCCGACGCCGCCCGCGACCTCGCCCGGCTCGTCGACCTCGTCACCCCGTTCGCCGTGCGGACCGCCGTCGGGCTCGGGATCGGCGAGCTGATCGAGGCCGGGACCACCGAGGTCGGCGAGCTCGCCGCCGCGACCGGTACCGACGCCTCCGCGCTGGCCCGGCTGATGGCGCACCTGGTGTCGGTCGGCCTGTTCGCCGACGACGGGCCGGGGCGCTACCGCCTCACGCCGGTCTCGCGGGAACTCGTGTCCGACGGGCTGCGCTGGCAGCGTGCCTGGCTGATCCCCGGCGGCCCGGGCGCGAAGATGGACCTGGCCTACGCCGGGATGACGCACACCGTCCGCACCGGCCGTCCCGCGTACGGGGAGGTCCACGGCGCCGACTTCTGGACCGACTACGAGCGCGACGACGAGCTGCGGCGGTTCTTCGGCCAGATCATGGCCGGGCACGCCTGGCAGACCGGGCCGGACGTCGCCTCGCAGCTCGACTGGTCCGGCGCCGGGTCGGTGCTCGACATCGGCGGCGGGACCGGCGCGCTGCTCTCCGCGGTGCTCACCCGCCACCCGCACCTGCACGGGGCCGTCCTCGACCTGCCCGCCGTCCGGCCCGAGGCGGAGCAGGCGCTGCGCGCCGCCGGGCTCGCCGACCGGGCCGCGTTCGTCGGCGGCAGCTTCCTGGAGCCGCTGCCCACCGGGTACGACGTCATCATCGCCTCGCGCACGCTGAGCGACTGGCCCGACGCCGACGCCGCGACCATCCTCGGGCACTGCGCCGACGCCCTGGCCGCCGACGGCGCGCTGGTCGTCGTCGAGGTCGCCCCCGGCCCGGAGCACGAGAAGAACAACTCCTCGTCGGACCTGCAGACGCTCACCCTGGTCGGCGGGCGCAACCGCACCCCCGCCGAACTGGGCGTCCTGATCGGCGCGGCGGGGCTCGTCGTCGAGACGGGCCTGGAGCGGCCGGGCGGGCTGCACATCCTCCGCTGCCGGCCGGGGGCGGCGCGGTGA
- a CDS encoding prenyltransferase/squalene oxidase repeat-containing protein gives MPRSAEPSGRPVAPPPPGWTSSPPGGPSPPSAHADNGGDGGFCADPWLTGLVLLGLAGSSRAADVVASSSRWLTGAVRPEGHWDLMPLDLTWSQFAARALLDAGPPWPDRLAPTTAMFTRSQGRHGSELLRYPPGGWGHVAASWPFSLETAEIAAVLVRTNGAGDPAVTAAVRWLWAQQDRAGSWSLTVRNSRPGGFGPCPYVTAQVVLALLDTGVAPTDARIRRAADWVTARREPDGSVEALWYRGRVPGTSALLEMLGRLGRGTGEPARAAAAHLYGTQNPDGSWGDGAAPGTVEETAWALRALSTAAARHPVPDAGRSTARGAATAYLLDTQRPDGSWPGGPVNDHVRACYRFADPVIATGLALRALAAAREDARATTPAVTHEEYR, from the coding sequence GTGCCGCGCTCAGCGGAGCCGAGCGGGCGCCCCGTTGCGCCCCCGCCGCCCGGCTGGACGAGCTCGCCGCCCGGCGGGCCGTCGCCGCCCTCCGCGCACGCGGACAACGGGGGCGACGGCGGGTTCTGCGCCGATCCCTGGCTCACCGGTCTGGTCCTGCTCGGCCTGGCGGGGAGCTCGCGTGCCGCGGACGTCGTCGCGTCCTCGTCGCGGTGGCTCACCGGGGCGGTCCGGCCCGAGGGGCACTGGGACCTCATGCCGCTGGACCTGACCTGGTCGCAGTTCGCGGCGCGGGCGCTGCTCGACGCGGGACCACCGTGGCCGGACCGGCTGGCCCCGACGACGGCGATGTTCACCCGCAGCCAGGGGCGCCACGGATCGGAGCTGCTGCGCTACCCGCCGGGCGGCTGGGGTCACGTCGCGGCGAGCTGGCCCTTCTCCCTGGAGACGGCGGAGATCGCGGCCGTGCTCGTCCGGACGAACGGCGCGGGGGATCCGGCGGTGACCGCGGCCGTGCGCTGGCTGTGGGCGCAGCAGGACCGGGCCGGTTCCTGGAGCCTGACGGTGCGCAACAGCCGTCCCGGCGGTTTCGGCCCCTGCCCGTACGTGACGGCGCAGGTCGTCCTCGCGCTCCTGGACACCGGTGTCGCGCCGACGGACGCCCGGATCCGGCGTGCCGCGGACTGGGTGACCGCCCGCCGGGAGCCGGACGGATCGGTCGAGGCGCTGTGGTACCGCGGGCGGGTGCCGGGCACGTCGGCGCTGCTGGAGATGCTCGGACGCCTGGGCCGCGGTACCGGCGAGCCCGCCCGCGCGGCCGCCGCCCACCTCTACGGCACCCAGAACCCGGACGGCTCCTGGGGTGACGGCGCCGCACCCGGCACGGTCGAGGAGACCGCGTGGGCGCTGCGGGCGCTGTCCACGGCGGCGGCCCGGCACCCGGTGCCCGACGCCGGGCGGTCCACGGCGCGCGGCGCCGCCACCGCCTACCTGCTCGACACCCAGCGCCCGGACGGGTCCTGGCCGGGCGGCCCGGTCAACGACCACGTCCGGGCCTGCTACCGGTTCGCCGATCCGGTCATCGCGACCGGCCTGGCGCTGCGTGCGCTGGCCGCCGCTCGCGAGGACGCCCGTGCCACCACCCCCGCTGTGACCCACGAGGAGTACCGATGA
- a CDS encoding cytochrome P450, protein MTGARPRPLGYPLSEQDEPELDPGYAALRRDEPLTRIRMRHGADGWLVTRYDDVRTVLSDPRFSRAAVVGADVPRTVPERPGQPESIISIDPPEHGRLRRLVTAAFTARRVAALARRVAATAGGLVDDLVARGAPGELVSAVAMPLPVVVICELLGVPAADRDTFRAAADAVMSTSAIPVEQRQRALLDLRRTVAALLPERRDRPEGPGDDVLGGLVAARDDDGDRLSEDELVSLVTDILIAGHETTMNMIGTMVRTLLAERSRWEALVAAPEAIPAAVEEMLRFVPLTRREGLPRIATEDVALTGGTVRAGEAVVVSLAAANRDPEVFDAPEELRPGRAPGAHVAFGFGPHHCLGAALARMELQTVLRVLTTRLPALDLAGPVEWRATSMIRGPARLPVSW, encoded by the coding sequence GTGACCGGGGCCCGTCCGCGTCCGCTCGGCTACCCGCTGAGCGAGCAGGACGAGCCGGAGCTCGATCCCGGCTACGCCGCGCTGCGCCGCGACGAGCCGCTGACCCGGATCCGGATGCGCCACGGGGCCGACGGCTGGCTGGTGACCCGGTACGACGACGTCCGCACCGTGCTGTCGGACCCCCGGTTCAGCCGGGCGGCGGTGGTCGGTGCGGACGTGCCGCGGACGGTGCCGGAGCGGCCGGGCCAGCCCGAGTCGATCATCAGCATCGACCCGCCGGAGCACGGCAGGCTGCGCCGGCTGGTCACCGCCGCCTTCACCGCGCGGCGGGTGGCCGCGCTGGCGCGGCGCGTCGCCGCGACCGCCGGGGGCCTGGTCGACGATCTCGTGGCCCGGGGCGCCCCGGGCGAGCTGGTGTCGGCGGTGGCGATGCCGCTGCCGGTCGTCGTCATCTGTGAGCTGCTCGGCGTGCCGGCGGCGGACCGGGACACCTTCCGGGCCGCGGCGGACGCGGTGATGTCGACCTCCGCGATCCCGGTGGAGCAGCGGCAGCGGGCGCTGCTCGACCTGCGCCGCACGGTCGCGGCGCTGCTCCCGGAGCGCCGTGACCGTCCGGAGGGGCCCGGCGACGACGTGCTGGGCGGGCTCGTCGCGGCACGCGACGACGACGGGGACCGGCTGTCGGAGGACGAGCTGGTCTCGCTGGTCACCGACATCCTGATCGCCGGGCACGAGACCACGATGAACATGATCGGCACCATGGTCCGGACCCTGCTGGCCGAGCGTTCCCGGTGGGAGGCGCTGGTCGCCGCGCCGGAGGCGATCCCGGCCGCGGTCGAGGAGATGCTGCGGTTCGTCCCGCTCACCCGGCGGGAGGGACTGCCGCGGATCGCCACCGAGGACGTCGCGCTCACCGGCGGCACGGTGCGGGCGGGCGAGGCCGTCGTCGTGTCGCTCGCCGCGGCGAACCGGGACCCCGAGGTCTTCGACGCGCCCGAGGAGCTGCGTCCGGGCCGCGCACCCGGTGCGCACGTGGCGTTCGGCTTCGGCCCGCACCACTGCCTGGGGGCGGCGCTGGCCCGGATGGAGCTGCAGACGGTCCTGCGCGTGCTCACCACCCGGTTGCCCGCCCTCGACCTGGCCGGGCCCGTCGAGTGGCGCGCGACGTCGATGATCCGCGGTCCGGCGCGGCTCCCGGTGTCCTGGTGA